GCCTCTTCCTGCCTTTCCGTGGCCTCTTTCTGCAGGGCAGTTTCTCGAGAAATGTGCTTGACTTCTGCCTTCCAGAAatctgcagcagggaaggggagaggagaaggggacATGCAAAGCAAAGGCAAACTGATGTGCATCCTGCAGAGACAACAGCACTGTCTTCTCTACCTGCCTGTGTTTGCCAGGCCCTAAGCCCACAAAGGCTCCAAAGCTGACAGAAATGAAGGAAACTTCCCCCCAGAGAAAAAGGCAGGAATGAAAGGGGCGGGGTTCAGAGGAGTAGGAAAGAGTGTTTGCCCTTGGCTGTGTGCAGAGTGAGCAACCCAAGAGAGACAAAGGAGAGGGGATGCCTGTCCAGTCCTGCTCCAGAGAGGCCAATAGCCTGGAGGCTCTGGCAGGTCCTGGAGTTTGGGGGAATTGAGCTGAGGCATCAGCTACAGCTCCTCAGCTGGTGAGACAGCGTGGGACAGTGAGTGGGAGAGGAGAAGCTGTACCTTGCTCACTTTTCTCCAACACCTTCTGCAGCTCCATGttgcaggctctgaggttgtcTCTCTCAGTCTGTGtcttcctcagctccagctccagagccttACACTGTATGGCCAAGGCAAGAGCTTTGTCATCAgagctctgcagcttcacacGCAGCTCAGACACCTCAGCCTCCAGCACATGCACAGAGTCCCTCAAGCAGCGTTCTCCTGCTCGAgactcctccagctccttcagcagctgcttctctcgaGTTGCCTGGGAAGCCTCCATCTGCAGCACTGCGTCCTGCAGGGCCCGGATCTGGAAGATGGATGCACAGAgcctcagggacagggctgctcctgaggcagcagagtGGGCAAGAGGGAACACAATGAAGGAGAATTGAGTTCAAggaaaaaacatgccaaaacctGAAGGAAGAGAAGCAAGGATTCCAATGGAGAGCAATggagagaaaacaggaaaagggaGGCAATGGGCATccttgggctgcagctctgaactggctgtgctgggagtgccctgcccagcctgtcaCAGCCATGGCCTCCAAGccaaaggtgctgctgtgtgtccctGGAGGAGAGGATGCCACTGCACAGCTTACCTGGGTGTTGAGCACCTGCAGTTGTCCAGCGCGGTTTGTAGAGAGCTGGTTGGCCTGCTGAAGAGCAGAATGACACTGAGAGACATGATTGTTCAGTGCCATGTTCTGTTCTTCCAGTGTTCTGAGGCACAGGTTCTTTTCCTCCAGAGTCAGAATCAGCCTAGAAGGGAAGCAAGCAACTCATTACTATATGATATCACATTTTAGAAACTCTTAGGACTGGCACCACCTAAGGGAAAAACTGCTCTGTCTGATGAGGTTTGTCTAAACAATCTGGCTGTTTCCAAATCCCACAATGAAGACATTAGGGGAGAGCAACAGTTTTCTTCTGACTAACCAGGCTCCAAGGCAGGGAGCTTTGGATAGCATAGAAGAGACATTTCCTTCCCCCATCCTACACATCTAGGTAGGAGGAGCAGCACCCTACAGCCAGGGGATCTCTGGCAAGTTCCCTAAGATTTACCAGCACCCATTCTTGAACAAAGGCCAAAGTGGCAACAGAGGCTTGGAGCACAACCTGATGGAAGATGCAGAAGGTTCGAGgcaagcaggagcagcctgcctTTCCCCTGTCTTCTTCTTGGAAGAAGAATCCTGTGGCACTGAAGCCAGGCAGGACTTGATCAGCTGGAGGAGCCCCCCATACCTTGCTCCTGTTTCTTGCATTCTTTGCACAGTCAGAAATGCCTGGGActgtgcagggtggcagggACCCTGCTTGACTCCCTCCAGGCACCGGGGCACATTTGATGAGGAATGATGCAGCAGAGACATTCTTGTTTCTGGGCTGCCTCCGAGGGCAGTCTGGCCTAGATCAGCAATCAGGGCCTTAAGATGGTTCTGCCCAGAAACAGCATCAGATGCCAGGCTGATCCAGATCCCAAAGGCTTCAAGTTACAGGACCCAAGGTGGAGCTGAAGGATGCATCCAACTCCTTCCAATGCAGCTCAGGCAGTGTCAACACACCCACCTATATAACACAATACCCCTAGAGGGAAAGGGCTACCCCAAAAGCCTTTGTCTTCAGAAAAACTGTAACGGAacacttagaaaaaaataaaatgaaagacaacATCCAGACAATGGGACGTGTCTGCATGGAGAGTTCAGAATCTGCCACTTGGGAAATGCAGCCAGAGCCCCTGACAGGTGCAAAGATGGAAAAGAGGGAATCCATTCACCACAGTGCAGAGTCCCACAGGCTTCCATTTACCTGGCTTTTTCCCTCTCTAGGGCATTGACGGAAGCCTGCAATTCTGAATTCTGCTGTGCCACTTCTTCCCACTGGATCCATTTTCTCTCCAAGTAGTCCAGATGTGCTTGCAGCTCCTTCTTCTGATGTTCTGccttttccagcagcttctggacATGCTCAACCTCCGAGAGCTTCTGCCTGGACTCTTGCTGGGCCTCCCTCACATCTTGCTGGGCTCTCTGCACAGTCTTTTCCTGGCACTCtcggcaggctgccagctgagatGTCAACTCTGCCACCTCCagtcaaacagaacaaagcagtcagaggccacagccacagcttgtcactgtcagccacagcacaggctgtgagcAAAGGTAAAGGACAACTCTGCATTTCTCCCTGTCCTGAGAGCCCCAGATTCACAAAGGATATGGCCAACTTGTTCCAGTCTCTAAGTGGCCCACCACCAAGGGCACCGGAAAAAGCACCTGCCAAACCAAGGCTAGCAAGAAGAGGCCAGCAGGAATCCATGCTGATGGTTGCTGGCCAACAGGGCAGTGGACGAGCCCAGctgtccagagcagcagctgacattcagcagagccctgagtgtccttcagagcagctgccatggagcccCCAGAGCACGagacagccccagggctcccccCTGCAGCCGCTGCTCTGCCGTGGAAAAGCAAGAAGGCCACAGACCCCTCACTGCAGGACTGCAGTGCCACTGCTCCTTCACTCACCTGCTTTTGTAGAGCCTCCCTCTGCTCAAGGAGCAGATTAATTTCCTCTTTGAGGCCTTGCAGCTCTTCCTTGtgcctcctctctgctgcctggactTCACTGCgagcttcctgcagctcagcttccAGATTTTCCTTGATGTTCTGGCAACAAAATGCAGAGCAACTTCCTGGCATTTGCCCTCAGGCTCAGCTCTTTCCACTTGCTGCCTCTAAATCCCATTCTTTCAGCTGCTTCTTTTGGCTTCTCtacccagctctgcttcccctgcAACCCTTCCTTCCcggggctgagctctgcagcctaccaggagctgtgctcccagggcctggggcagcccttggctcctcagtcccaggagctgccttttGTGCCCTTatcactgccctgccctccgTTGCCTGGCTACTCACACTTAGCTGCCCCTTCTCTTGCTGCTCTTGCAcctcctgcctgagctgctggacCTGCTGGCGGGCTCGGCTGAGCTCTCCCTGAGTTTGGAGCAGTGCCTCTGATAAAGCACTCTTCTCCTTCTGCTCTTCCAGCAGGACCTGCACAGAAGGAAAGAGCAGAGGGCTTCACACTTCTCCTGCAACACCCGTGTGGCAAGGGGCAAAGGCGGATGGGCTCACGTGCCCTCAGAGcacttggctgctgctgccctgggccactgcctgccctgggggagacacagcttcccaggaagtGACTTAACACACAGCCCAGAAGACATCTCTGGGTTACTGTTCAGATATACCCCAGGCAAGTCTTTAAAAAGATTTTGCACTtgtcactgctcctgctgcgcCCTCCCCGTGCCCACAAAAGAAAAGTCCTCCAAACTTACTTAGGCTAGGAACACCTACCAGCACACACCAAAAGGGGAACAGAAAGAGAACACTGAAGATACCCTGAGGTGCATCTTAAAACAACAGAGCACAAGAGCAGCACAAAAATCTCAGCTGACAGCTGATGTCTCTGCCTGGCTTCCTAAGAGAGGGCTCATTCCTGGTGCCAAAGACAGCCCTGTTCAGCTTGCACCTCCCCTAATTCAATGTAAAAGACACGGA
This Passer domesticus isolate bPasDom1 chromosome 16, bPasDom1.hap1, whole genome shotgun sequence DNA region includes the following protein-coding sequences:
- the LOC135282292 gene encoding centrosome-associated protein CEP250-like; this encodes MSNIKSSKKSAKESLESWLLAAQQQIAQLEISRNHLEAQVLTVTQDKEVIEGQVKCLQGELEAERALRKQEQEDTAQELLQAEQQHHESLRPQGTAQQVEIKKLLEDLAGEHERHRAEMQEMLEQWEKEKAERKREHKEVLLEMRQKVDTLLAQQEELMRFENAKREVLLEEQKEKSALSEALLQTQGELSRARQQVQQLRQEVQEQQEKGQLSNIKENLEAELQEARSEVQAAERRHKEELQGLKEEINLLLEQREALQKQVAELTSQLAACRECQEKTVQRAQQDVREAQQESRQKLSEVEHVQKLLEKAEHQKKELQAHLDYLERKWIQWEEVAQQNSELQASVNALEREKAR